A region of Sparus aurata chromosome 8, fSpaAur1.1, whole genome shotgun sequence DNA encodes the following proteins:
- the trabd gene encoding traB domain-containing protein isoform X2, translated as MDQDNNSEDESVGPSEDPSEEELPCLPPGLSDGEAVELLWQLRSQRRQSSPELPETVTCLTAPDGSVLYLVGTAHFSDSSKKDVATTIRAVQPDVVVVELCQYRVSMLNMDESTLLREAKDVNLDKVQQAIKQNGLMSGLMQILLLKVSAHITEQLGMAPGGEFREAFKEAGRVPFCKFHLGDRPIPVTFKRAIAALSLWQKARLAWGLCFLSDPISKEDVEKCKQKDLLEQTMSEMIGEFPALHQTIVAERDIYLTHTLRQATRCVEAPPNAQKGGSPASVTLTHLVAASPDS; from the exons CGGACGGTGAAGCGGTGGAACTGCTTTGGCAGTTGCGATCTCAGCGCCGCCAGTCGTCCCCTGAGCTCCCTGAGACGGTGACTTGTCTTACTGCCCCTGATGGCAGCGTCCTGTACCTGGTGGGCACGGCCCACTTCAGCGACAGCAGCAAAAAGGACGTGGCAACG ACGATCCGTGCTGTGCAGCCAGACGTGGTCGTGGTGGAGCTGTGCCAGTACAGGGTGTCTATGTTGAATATGGATGAGAGTACACTGCTGAGGGAAGCCAAAGACGTCAACCTGGATAAGGTTCAGCAGGCCATCAAACAG AACGGGCTGATGTCCGGCCTGATGCAGATTCTCCTGCTCAAAGTTTCGGCTCACATCACGGAGCAGCTGGGCATGGCTCCTGGAGGAGAGTTTAGGGAGGCCTTTAAAGAG GCTGGACGCGTACCATTCTGTAAATTTCACCTTGGGGACAGGCCGATCCCGGTCACGTTTAAGAGGGCCATTGCTGCTCTCAGTCTGTGGCAGAAGGCCCGTCTGGCATGGGGCCTTTGCTTTCTGTCAGACCCAATCAG TAAAGAGGATGTGGAGAAGTGCAAACAGAAGGACCTGCTGGAGCAGACAATGTCAGAGATGATCGGAGAGTTTCCTGCCCTGCACCAGACTATCGTGGCTGAAAGAGACATCTACCTCACGCACACGCTCCGCCAGGCTACACGCTGTGTGGAGGCGCCCCCTAATGCCCAGA AAGGAGGATCTCCAGCCTCCGTGACTTTGACACACTTGGTTGCAGCCAGTCCTGATAGCTGA